In Kytococcus sedentarius DSM 20547, the sequence CGACGCCATGAACGCCTCGCCCCTTTACACCATCAACGAGGGTGTGGTGACCGCCCCGGTGCTGGCCGCGGGCGTGGCGCTGACACTGCTGATGTTTGCCCTCAACTGGTTCGGCGTGGGCATCGGCGCCCAGGTGCAGGTACTCATGTTCGTGGTGATGGTGCTCATCGGCCTGGCGCTCATCATGGTGGGCTTCGCCGCGGGCTCCCCGGACAACTTCCTGCCCGCCTTCCGCGACGACCACGACCCCCTCATGTCCACGCTGCGCATGGTGGTACCCGGCATGACCTACGTGGTCGGCTTCGGGCTGGTGGCCGTGCTGGCCGAGGACGCCGACATGCCGCCCCGCAAGATCGGCCAGGCCGTGCTCATCACCGTGGTGGTGGCAGTGGTTTTCTACTGCCTCGTGCTGCTGGCCAGCGCCTGGGTGATCCCCTGGGAGCAGACGGCCGGCATGGAGCTGGGCTCCATCGACGCCTTCCGTGAGGCCGGGTTCCCGCTGCTCGGCTGGGGCGCCTATGCCATCGGGATGTTGGGCCTGCTCACCAGCTTCCTGGGCCTGTTCATCGCGACCTCCCGGATCATCGTGGGCATGGCCCGCGTACGACTCCTGCCGGCCTCCTTGGCGCGCGTGCACGAGGGCTCCGGCGCCCCGCGCAACGCCCTGGTGGCCGTGCTGGTGGCCACCCTGGCCCTCGGCCTGCTGGGCCCCGGCGCCATCCTGTGGTTCCTGGACACCGGCGGCATCTACCTGGGCATCGTGTGGATCCTGGTGGTGGCCGCCAAGTACGCGCTCCCCCGCAAGTACCCCGGACTGCAGCGCGCCTACGAGGCGCCCGGTTGGGCGCCCGTGCTCGGCGCGGCGGGTGCAGCGGCGGTCATCTGCCTAGCCCTGGTCCCCGGAACGAACATGTCGTTGGTGTGGCCGGGTGAGTACATCGTGCTGCTGGCGTGGTTCGCGCTCGGCGCGGTGCTGCTGTCGGTGGCCGGGCGCATGGATCGCGACGCGGCCCTCACCGAGCTGCTCGGCGACTACCGCCACCAGCTGGCCCAGGCGCAGGAGCTCCAGAGCGGTCAGGACGGCTCGGCGCGTGCGTCCGGAGGCGCGGATGAACGGGGTCTGCGTGACCGGGGCTGACGTCAACGCCCCGCGGACGGTGTGGCTCACCACACCGCCCGCGGAGATCGCGGACTCCCTGCCCGCGGCGCTTCCCCCGGTGCCCTCCGGGACCCCGAGGCGCCACCCGTCGACGGTGACGGTGGGCAGCGACGACGCCCCGATGGGGGAGCTGCCGTCGCCCTTGGCGCAGCGTCACGGGTACCGCGAGCTGCCGCTGCGCCACACGCCATCACGCCTGCTGCTTCGCCAACCGGTGGTGCAACGGCTGGTCCGCGCTCAGGGGGCGCTGCCGGAGGCGTTTGGGCTGCTCGTGCTGGACGGGTGGCGGCCCGCACATTTCCAGGCGGAGCTGCTGGAGTATTACGGCCGCCAACACAGTGACGGGGTGGAGGGCTTCGTCTCCGACCCATCGGAGCCCGGCATGGTTGCCCCGCACACGACCGGTGGGGCGGTGGATCTGACGCTCACACACCACGGGGTGCCGCTGGCGCTGGGGACGGACTGGGACGCGTTCGTCCCCTCATCCGCTGTGGCATCGCTCGAGGTCCACGACACCACGCGCACCGCTGAGGACGAACTGGCGCGCGACCTGAGACGCCTCTTGGCTGCGGCGCTGCTCGAGAACGGATTCGCACCCCTGCCTACCGAGTGGTGGCACTGGTCCTACGGCGACCAGCAGTGGGCGGCGTTCCACGGGCTGGACGAGTCGCTCTTCCCCGAGCACCTCGCCACCTGACCCGGAACCACCCTCCCCGTATGGAGAGCCTCACCAAGACCGTGAGCGGCCGGCTCACTGCTGACGCCGAGGACGTCCGCTTCGCCCCCAGCGGCCTCAACAAGGCAGTTCACTCGGCCGACACCACGTGGACCATGACCTACCGCCACATTCGCACCGTGCGCCTGCGGGGGGGGCTTGTCACCACGATCATCAAGGGCACTCCGGGGACGAGGTGGCCAGCGTGCGCTGCCACGGCGCCCACCGGATCGGCCAGCAGATCGTGCAGCGCGCCGGGTTGCCAGTCGAGGGCTGACAACCCCCGCGGGTCACGAAACGGTACCGACCCGCCCCATGCCCTCGCCCCTCTACCCTTGCCCCATGGAGCCCATCACCAAACGCGCCAACTCCCTGCTGCACGGCACCGAGGAGGTCAACTGGCGCGGCTCCCCCGTCAAGGGCATCTGGGTCGGTGGCCGCGTCATCGCCGACGACCGCGGGGTCGCCTTCGCCCCCAACGCCATGAACAAGTCGATGCACCCGGTGGACACCACCTGGCGCATCGAGTACCCCGAGATCCGCCAGGTGCGCGTGCGCTACGGCGTGGGCACCAAGATCGTCGAGCTGCACGGTGACGACCGCGTCGCCACCTTCCGCTGCTTCGGCGCCCGCCGGGTGGCCGCAGAGATCGCCCAGCGGGCCACCGCGCCCCTGGAGGGCTGAGGCGGCGCCCCCACATCAGGCGGCGGCCGCCTCACGCCCCACCCAGCCACCGCAGCAGCGGCAGCACCCACAGCCAGACACCCATCCCCACCCCCACGGCGACCACCAACCCACACACCCCGTAGACCCGACATCTTCGTGCTCACCGTGCCGGTGCCGTTCATCGGCGTGGCCGCGGTCATCACGCTCGGGTTGGGCGTCGGCGCGTTCTGAGCGGCGCGGGGCGGGCAGGACGCGGCATGCCACCATGTTGGTGACCTATAGGTTCGTGGTGGAGGACGCAGGGAGGACATGCCTCTCGACCACGTCCGACAGAACGGAGGGCCTCTCAGCATGACGCCGCAGCAAGAGCTGTCCGATCTGAACGTCATCGAGTACTTCGCTCGCGTTCTACGCAGGGGTCAGCTCGACGAGGTCACGTTCGGGGAGGACAAGTTCGTCACAATTCCCAGGGCCCACCTCAGGACCGGTCAGCTGCCCCCGGATGAGGTGGAGAAGCTCTTCGCCCGCCGGCGGGACGACTCCCCCGTGCCGGTGGTCATCTCGTTGCTGTCCCTCCAGCTGAGCGGCGGCAGGCACGCTGGCCTCGTGCTCCTGTCCGCCCTCCTCCGCCGCGATGGCCAGCTCGAGGCCGTCGTGGAGACCGCGAGCTCACCGTGGATCCCGGCCGAGCGGCTCAACTCACCGCAGGTGACCGGACGCCAGGTGATGCTGGGCGAGCAGGAAACCTTCTGGAAATCCTTCCACGGCCCGCTCAGTGCCGAGGTCTCCCAGGTGGAGTCCTTCGCCGATGCGGTGGATCTGGCCGACGCCCTCTGCAAGGAGGTCTCGGGCCTGACCCCCGAGGAGTTCGCCGAGCAACGAACCAGTGGACGCACCGTGCTGGACGCCCAGACGTGCTACGTCATGGAGTTCGAGCGCATCAACG encodes:
- a CDS encoding APC family permease, which codes for MSEMKKSLGLFQLLALGVAGVLGSSWIYTNSTFFDTYGAGGMILGIALGGVLAAMVALAYSELTTLFPRAGGEVVFSYTALGRVAGFVAGWMLIGAYLSSTAFYVTAFGTLLGKFTDAMNASPLYTINEGVVTAPVLAAGVALTLLMFALNWFGVGIGAQVQVLMFVVMVLIGLALIMVGFAAGSPDNFLPAFRDDHDPLMSTLRMVVPGMTYVVGFGLVAVLAEDADMPPRKIGQAVLITVVVAVVFYCLVLLASAWVIPWEQTAGMELGSIDAFREAGFPLLGWGAYAIGMLGLLTSFLGLFIATSRIIVGMARVRLLPASLARVHEGSGAPRNALVAVLVATLALGLLGPGAILWFLDTGGIYLGIVWILVVAAKYALPRKYPGLQRAYEAPGWAPVLGAAGAAAVICLALVPGTNMSLVWPGEYIVLLAWFALGAVLLSVAGRMDRDAALTELLGDYRHQLAQAQELQSGQDGSARASGGADERGLRDRG
- a CDS encoding M15 family metallopeptidase — translated: MTGADVNAPRTVWLTTPPAEIADSLPAALPPVPSGTPRRHPSTVTVGSDDAPMGELPSPLAQRHGYRELPLRHTPSRLLLRQPVVQRLVRAQGALPEAFGLLVLDGWRPAHFQAELLEYYGRQHSDGVEGFVSDPSEPGMVAPHTTGGAVDLTLTHHGVPLALGTDWDAFVPSSAVASLEVHDTTRTAEDELARDLRRLLAAALLENGFAPLPTEWWHWSYGDQQWAAFHGLDESLFPEHLAT